The Amycolatopsis sp. QT-25 genomic sequence CGCCCGGCCCCAGCAACACCGCGATGCCGATGAGTCCCATGCCGATGTCGCCCATGATGGGCGGCGGCATGGGCGACTCGGAGTACAACAGCCGAAGCGCCCGTGGTGGTGGCGGCGGAAGCGGGTTCGGTCCCGGTGGTGGCGCGGGTGCCGCGCCCGGTTCGGGTTCCGCGTCCGGCGCGGCCCGTCCCGGTGGGGTCGGCGCCGCCGAAGCGGCGGCAGGCCGCGGTATGGGCGGCCTCGGCGGTGGCGCCGCCGGTCGTGGCGCGCCCGGTATGGGCGGCGGCATGGGTGGCCGCGGTCAGCAGTCGGACGGGGACGAGGACACCGAGCACCAGCGCCCGACGTACCTCGTCGAGGGCGACCCGGACGAGGTCTTCGGAACCGACATGCGCACCGCGCCGCCGGTCATCGGCGAGTAGGGCGGTGCCTCACCGGAAGTGAGATGAAAGGTCCCTTCATTGCAAATTTTGCAATGAAGGGACCTTTCATCTCACGCGGGGGACCACCTCAGTAGCGGTAGAACTTCTCCTTGCGGCCCTGGCGCACCAGCTTGAGCCACTGCAGGAACGCCTTCGGGTCCCGCTTCACCCCGACGAAGTACAGCCCGAACCGCACCACTTCGAGCGCGCCGATCTTGCGCATACCCGGCTGCGACAGCAGGTACCCGCGGTTGCGGTAGGTGTAGTAGCGCTTGACCTCGTTCTCCGGGTCCTGCGCGTGGAACCGGCCGCCCAGCATCGGCTTGAACTCGTCCGAGCCGTCCGGATGCAGGTACGCGGTCTTGAGCGAAGTGCCGAACGGCAGCCCCGAACGCACCAGACGCCGGTGCAGTTCGACCTCGTCGCCGCGGAAGAACAGCCGCAGATCGGGCACCCCGACGACGTCCAAAGTGGACGCGCGGAACAACGCGCCGTTCATCAGCGAGGCGATGCCGGGCAGGAAGTCCGTGCCCAATTCCGACGACGAACGCTTCCAGGTCAGCCCGCGCCGCAACGGGAAGGCGAGCTTGTCCGGCGCGTCAATGTTGGTCACCACCGGGGAGATCTCGGCCAGCTCCCGCTTTTCGGCCTCTTCCAGCAGGATCGCGAGCACGTTCTCGTCGGCGGGACGGCCGTCGTCGTCGGCGAGCCAGATCCAGTCCGCGCCGAGGGAGAGCGCGTGCAGCATGCCGAGCGCGAACCCGCCCGCGCCACCGAGATTGCGGTGCGAAGGCAGGTACGTGACCGGAAGCGGGAAGTCCTCGACGACGTCCCGCGCCGACTTGTCCGGCCCGTTGTCGACCACGACGAGGTGGTCGACCGGCCGCGTCTGCGCGGCGATCACCTTGAGCGAGTCCGCGAGCAGTTCCCGCCGATGGCGCGTGACGACGACGCCGACGACGGCGCCTTCGGGCAACTGCCGGCTCTCGCTGGTCATCCTTGGCCACCGTTCGTCAGTGACACGGGCTCCGGGTCGGGCTCGACACCGAACCGCTCCAGTGTCTCCTTGCTCATGTTCTCGAACGGGTCGCGGCCCTTGTAGCCGGTGAGCACCTCGCGCAGCGAACCGCGCTGCTTGACGTGCCCCTCGTCCATCCAGATGGCGGAGTCGCAGAGCTCGAAGAGGAACTCGTCCGAGTGACTGGCGAACACCAGGATGCCCGACCGCTTCACGAGATCCTTGAGCCGGTCCCTCGCCTTGTTGAGGAACGCCGCGTCGACCGCGCCGATGCCCTCGTCGAGGATCAGGATCTCCGGGTCGATCGAGGTGACCACGCCCAGCGCCAGGCGCACCCGCATACCGGTCGAGTAGGTCCGCAGCGGCATCTGGAGGTAGTCGCCGAGTTCGGTGAACTCCGCGATGTCGTCGACACGCTGTTCCATCTGCTTCGCGGTCATCCCGAGGAACAGGCCGCGGACGATGATGTTCTCCAGCCCGGAGATCTCCGGGTCCATGCCGATGCCGAGGTCGAAGACCGGCGCGATCTTGCCGGAGATCTTCGCCGAACCGCGGGTGGGCTCGTAGATCCCGGACAGCAGCCGCAGCAGGGTCGACTTCCCGGCACCGTTGTGGCCGACCAGGCCGACGCGGTCGCCTTGTTTCAGCGAGAGCGTCACGTCGTGAAGGGCTTCGATGATCGGCACCTTGCTCTCCGTGCCGATCTTGCCGCCGACCTTGCCCAGCACCCGCTTCTTCAGTGAGCGGGTTTTCGCGTCGAAGATCGGGAAGTCGACGTAGGCGTTGTGCACATCAATGCTGACCATCTGTCACACCCAATAAGAGACGCGGGAACGGTAATTACGCATCGCGACCAGCGCGAGAGCCCAGCCGACGACGGTGATGCCACCGACGACCACCCAACTCCAGATACTGACGGCCTGCCCGATCAGGGGTGCCCGCACGATCTGGATGAAGTGGAACAGGGGATTGGCATAGACATAGGGCAGAAGGCCCGAGTTGGCGGCCTTGAAGCCGCCGGCCATCAGCTGGTCGATCGGCCAGACGATCGGCGTCATGTAGAAGAGCAGTTGGATCAGTGAGTTGACCACCTGCGGGATGTCCCGGTAGCGCGTCGAGATGATCCCCAGCAGCAAGGTGACCCAGCCGGCGTTCAGGGCGAGCATGAAGAAGCCGGGAATCGCGCTGAGGGAGTACCAGCCGATGCCGGGGTGGCAGATCCCGGAGAAGTTCGGTTCGCAGACACCGCTGTTCAGCGTGTACTGGTGGTTGAGCGAGGTGAAGAAGACCGCGATGACGATCACATAGACGATCAGGTTGTGCGTCAGCATCAGTGTCTGGCGCCAGACCGTCCGCAGGACGTACACCGAAAGCGGTGCCGGGAGCTGTTTGATCAGCCCCTCGTTGGAGATGAAGGTCTCCATGCCCTCGGACAAGCAGCCGCTGATGAAGCCCCAGATGATGAAGCCCGTACTGATGTAGGGCAGGAACGTCGCCGTCGGCATGTTGAACAACTGCGAATACAGCAGTCCGAGGCCCAGCGCGATGACCCCCTGGCTGATGGTGATCCAGAACGGGCCGATCACCGAGCGGCGATAGCGCTGCTTGATGTCCTGCCAGCCGAGGTGTCCCCACAGCTCTTTGGCGGCGAAACCGGTCTTGATGTCGGCGAACGCGCGCGAAAAGGTCTTGCTGTCCGAAATCGGCGGAACCGAGGTCGGCGCAGCACCGTCGGGCGCGTGAACCGTGCTGGTGGCGTGCACGGGAACGAGGGTACCGATGGGGCCGGTGCCGCCTGGGCCGCCCCGCCCGACCACGGAACGCCACCGTCGGCTTCCGAGCGGGGCGCGGTAGGTGTGCTGGTACTTTCTGCCCTCATGACTGCTGCACTCGGCGAGGCGCGCCTGATGGTCGATCTGCTCGCCGCGTACGCCGACCGGCCGGAGCCTCGTTCGGTGGCCGTGGTCGGGAACCAGCCGCTGCCGCCGGACGCCCGGCGCGCGAAGGCGATCGACGCCTGTGACCTCGTGATCCGTGTCAACGGCTTCGTCGTGGACGAGCCGGGCGGCCCCGAGACCGTCGGCAGCCGGGTGCACGTCGTCGTGTTCAACCGCGCCGTCCGCGCCACCAAGCACGTCTTCCGTGACTACCGCAAGCGGCTCTACCTGCTGGTCGAGCCGGGCCGGATGCACTGGGAGCCCGAAGCCATCCCCGGCTGGTGGCCCGCGGACCTCGGTCACGTGCCGGTGCCGAACCGCGAGGTCGTCCTGCCGCTTTCGGACGCGCTCGGCCTGCCGAGCCGCGAACAGGGCCTGTGGTCGACCACCGGGACGCTGGCCGCCTGGATCGCGCGGACGTCGTTCCCGCACGCCAATCTGGTCCTGTCGGGGTTCTCGTTCATCGACGACCCCGACCAGACACACTGGGAGCACGCCGCGGGCGACTCCTGCATCGTCGGCCCCGAGCACCGGATCGCCGCCGAGGGCAGGCTGCTGGACTCCTGGACGAAGACCGGCGAAACCGAACTCCTGCGCTGAACTCCCAGCCAGCCCACTTTCGAGAAGGAACCACCCCATGGCACTGCAGAAACTCCGCAGCGGCGTGATCGGCCGGATCGCCCGGCTCATCGACTTCCGGATCGACGAGCGGCTCCGCGACCTCAACGGGCGCGTCAACGACCTCGAACACGCCACCGCGGATCACCGGCGTCGGCTCGACGGCGCCGAAGGCGGCCTCGAGCACGCGCGTGGTGACCTGCGCTGGACCCGCGCCGAGCTCGACCGCCTCATCCCGAGCGTCGCGGCCCAGGAGGCCCAGCTGGAGGATCTGCGCGAGTCGCTGTCGCTGCCGTTGCACGCCGACAGGCCCGAGCTGGCCGAGGCGCGCAGCCTGATCCAGGAGATTCAGCGCCAGCACGCCCAGGTCCGGGTCCGGCTCGCCGGGATCGCCCGGTACGAGGACCGGCTGCGCCGCATCGAAGACCGCCACCGCGACACCCTCGAGCAGACGCAGTAATCCAGTGTCCGCCCGAAAGGCGACGGAAGCCGACGCGGGGCTGCTGCTCGCCTGGCGGAACGACCCTCGCACCCGTCAGGCGTCCCGGTCGACCGGCGTGATCACGCTCGACGAGCATTCCGCCTGGTTGCGCGGCGTGCTGGCGTCACCGGACAGGGAGCTGTACGTCGTCGAATCCGGCGGGAACCCGGTCGGCACCGTCCGGTTCGACCGCGAAGACGACGGTGTCTGGGAGGTCAGCATCACCCTCGCGCCGGAAAGCCGGGGCCGCGGCCTGTCGGGCGCGGTGCTGGCGGAAGGCGAACGGGCCGTGACCGCGAGCCGGCCCGTGCGGGTCATCGTGGCCGCGGTGCACCGGGACAACGCGGCGTCGGCCGCGCTCTTCGCCCGGGCGGGGTACGCCGAGACCACGCCTGCCGTCGACGGCTTCCGGAAGCTGCGTAAGACTGTGTCCTGACCAGACCGTCGTCAGGGAGGCGTTTCGTCCATGTCAGCACAGGAAGTCCGGATCGGCGCGCACCGCATCGGGGCCGGGCATCCGCCGTTCGTCATCGCCGAAATGTCCGGCAACCACAACGGTGAGCTGGAGCGGGCGCTCGAAATCGTCGACGCGATCGCCGCGACCGGCGCGCAGGCGGTCAAACTCCAGACCTACCGGCCGGACACGATCACCATCGACGTCGACGCCCCCGCTTTCCGCGTCAGCGACTCGCATTCGCTGTGGGGCGGCGAGAACCTCTACAAGCTCTACGAGCGCGCCCACACGCCGTGGGAGTGGCATGAGCCGTTGTTCGAGCGCGCCCGTGCCCGCGGTCTCGAGATCTTCTCCAGCCCGTTCGACCCCACCGCCGTCGACCTGCTGGAGTCACTGGACGCGCCCGCGTACAAGATCGCGTCGTCGGAGATCGTCGACCTGCCGCTGATCGAACTGTGCGCGAAGACCGGCAAACCGCTGATCATCTCGACCGGGATGGCCAACGTCGCCGAGATCGACGCGGCGGTCCGGACAGCGCGTGAGGCAGGCAACGACCGGCTGATCGTGCTCGGCTGCACCGCCAGCTACCCGGCGTCGCCCAGCGAGAGCAACCTGCGTGGCCTGCCGGTACTGGCGGGCGTGACCGGGACGCTCGTCGGCCTGTCCGACCACACGCCCGGCATCGGCGCCCCGCTGGCGGCCGTCGCGCTCGGCGCCGTCGCCATCGAGAAGCACGTGACCCTGGCCAGGAGCGACGGCGGTGTCGACTCGGAGTTCTCGCTGGAGCCCGCGGAACTGGCCGCGCTGGTCACCGAGTCGCACCGGGCCTGGGAAGCGCTGGGCGCGGCCGTGATCGGGCCGCGCGAGAGCGAGAAGGAAGGCTTGCGGTTGCGGCGTTCTCTGTACGTCGTCGAGGACGTGCGTGCCGGGGACACGGTGACGCGGGAGAACGTCCGCTCGATCCGGCCCGCCGGTGGGCTGGCGCCCGCCGAGATCGTGAACGTGCTCGGCCGCACCTTCGCCTCCGACGTCCCGAAGGGCACCGCGCTCACCTGGGGCCTGATCTAGCCGAAGAAGGCGTGGACCTCGTCGATGACGCGGTCCACGTCGGCGTCGGTCAGCGCGGGGAACAGCGGCAGCGAAAGCTCCTGGCGGTAGTACAGCTCCGCGTTCGGGCACATCCCGCGCCGGTAACCGAGGTCCTCGAACACCGGATGCCAGTACACGGGAACGTAGTTGACCTGTACGCCGATTCCCTTGGCGCGCAGGTGATCGAAGAGTGCACGGCGGCGTCCTTCGAGGACTCGCAGCGGGTACAGGTGCCACACCGGGTCCGCGCCTCCGCGCACGGCCGGCGTCAGCACTCCATCCAAAGAGGACAGTGCGGCGGTGTAGCGCGCATGGATCTCCGCGCGCCGCCTCTTGAACTCGGCGAGCCTGCGCAGCTGGCTGCTTCCCAAGGCGCACAACACATCCGGCAACCGGTAGTTGAGGCCGAACCCGTGCACCTCCTGATGCCACGCGCCCTCTTCCGGATAGCGCTGCGCCGCCTTGTCGCGCACCAGCCCGTGATTGCGGAAACCGCGGGCCCGCGCCACCAGCTCGTCCGAAGCGGCGACGACCGCGCCGCCTTCGGCCGTGGTGAGGTTCTTGGTGGGGAAGAAGGAGAACGTCGTGAGATCGGCGAGCGAGCCGACCGGCCTGCCGTGGAAGCTTCCGCCGACGGAATGCGCGGCGTCCTCCAGCAGCAGCGCGCCGTTTTCGCGGGCGATGCGGCCGAGTTCGTCCAGTTCCGCCGGGTGGCCGGCGTAGTCCACGGCCGCGACGACCTTGGTCCGTGAGGTGAAGGCCGCCGAAGCCGCCGCCGGGTCGAGGTTGCCGGTGTCCGCCTCGACGTCGGCGAACACGACCTTGCCGCCGAGCAGCACCGCCGTCGCGGCGGTGGCCACGAAGGTCATCGGTGACGTGACGACCTCGTCACCAGTGCCGATCCCGGCCGCCGCGTACGCGACGTGCAGCGCCGCCGTACCCGAGGTGACGGCTACCGCGGGCGTGCCGCCGGTGTGCTCGGCGAGGTCGGCTTCGAAGCGCGTGACGGCGGGGCCGGTGGTCAGCCAGTCACCGCGCAGCACCTCGGTGACGGCGGCGATGTCTTCGTCCGAAATGGACTGACGGCCGTAGGGCAGGAAGTCACCCATACTGCTCGACCAGGTCGCGCAGCTCGTCCGCGTCCAGCCACAGGTCGTTGGTGTCCGAGCGGTAGGCGAAGTTCTCCGGCACGGCCTCGCCGCCGGTCGGCGGCTCGTAGCCCCAGCCCGCGATGTGCGGCTGGACGACGTACCGGTCGCTCAGCCGCACGGTCCGGCGTGCGTCGTCGGGGGCGATCATCTCCTCGTGCAGCTTCTCGCCGGGCCGGATGCCGACCTCGTGCATCGGCGAACCGGGTGCGATCGCCTGCGCGAGATCGACCAGCCGCATGCTCGGGATGCGCGGCACGTACAGTTCGCCGCCGTTCATCTGGTCGAACGAGTCGATCACGAACTGCACGGCCTGCGGCAGCGTGATCCAGAAGCGGGTCATCTCCTTGTGCGTGATCGGCAGCGACTCGCCCTTGGCCGCGAGCGCGCGGAAGAACGGGATCACGCTGCCGCGCGAGCCCATCACGTTGCCGTAGCGGACCACGGAGAACCTGGTCGGATGCGTCGCGGCGTAGTGGTTCGCGCTGATGAACATCCGGTCGGCGCACAGCTTCGTGGCGCCGTAGAGGTTGATCGGGCTGGACGCCTTGTCCGTCGACAGCGCGACGACCTTCTTGACGCCCGTGTCGATCGCGGCCTCGATGACGTTCTGCGAGCCGACGACGTTGGTCTGCACGAATTCGAACGGGTTGTACTCGCCCGTGTCGACCTGCTTGAGCGCCGCGGCGTGCACCACGTAGTCGACGCCGTGCATCGCGCGCTCGAGGCGGCGGCGGTCCCGGATGTCGCCGATGAACCAGCGCAGCCGCGGGTCGTTGTCGAACTGCTGCCGGGCTTCGTACTGCTTGAGCTCGTCGCGGGAGAGCACGACCAGCCGTCGCGGGTTCAGCTCGGCCAGGGCGTAGGTGAGGAACGCCTTGCCGAACGAACCGGTCCCGCCGGTGAGCAGGATGCTGGAGCCATCCAGCTCGGACATCGTCGACCTCCGCGGTTCGGTGCTACTGCCGCACGACATCATGTCACCCATGGATCCAGCCCCCGGGGCCCACGTGGTCAACGCCGTCATCCAGGCACGCGCGTCGTCCACCCGGCTTCCTGGCAAAGTCCTTCGCCGGATGGCGGGCCGGAGTGTGCTCGGCTGGGTCATCCGCGCGGCGGCGGCTTCGCCGGGGATCGACGACGTCGTGGTCGCGACCTCGACGGAGGCCGACGACGACGCGGTGGCCGAAGAGGCCGCCCGGCACGGTGCCCTGGTCACCAGGGGACCGCTCGACGACGTCCTCGCGCGCTTCGCGGTCGCTGTCGAGTCGTACCCCGCCGACGCCGTGGTCCGGCTCACCGCCGACTGCCCGCTGCTGGATCCCGGGCTCATCGGGCAGCTCGTGGCGCAGTGGCGCGCTCAGCCATCGCTGGACTACCTGAGCACCGTGCTGGTGCGCACCCTGCCGCGTGGCTTCGACGCCGAACTCGTGCGCACCGGGGTGCTCGTCGACCAGGTCGAAACCGCTCGCGGCGCCGATCGCGAGCATGTGACGTCGGGCATCTACGCGAACCCGGAGCGGTATTCCTGCGCCGGGATCGTCGTCAGCCCGCCCGCCGACGACCTGCGCGTGACCTTGGACACCCCCGAGGACTGGGCTGTCCTCGAAGGGATCGTGGCCGAACTGGGCGACCGCGTCGGCGACTGGCGTGAGGTGGTCTCCGTGCTGCGCGCACGACCGGAACTGGCGAAGCTCAACGCGCATGTCGAGCAGAAGAAGGTCGCCCGGTGACCCGGCTGCTGCTCCGGGCCGACGCCTCGCCGACGATCGGTGCCGGCCACGTCTCGCGCATGGTCGCCTACGCCGAACGCGCCGTCGCGCGCGGCTGGGAGGTCGTGTTCTCGGGCCGGGTGGACAACGCCGAATGGCTCGCCGCCCGGTTCGAAGAGCTGTCGGTCCCGGTGGTGCCGTCCGTGCCCTTCGAGGGGTTCGACGCGGTGGTCGTCGACCACTACGGCCTCGGCGAAGTGCGCGAAGAGGTCAACGCCGCGGGCGCGCTGCTGGTGTCCATCGAGGACGACGTGTTCGGCAGGCGCGCGGCGGACCTGGTCGTCGATTGCGCCTTCGAGCCGGGGCCCCGCCCCGAGGACGGCTCGGCGGAGTTGCTGCGGGGTGTGCGCTACGCGCCGCTGAGGGAAGCCGTCGTGCGGGCGAGGGAAAAGCGCTCCGGGCAGAGCACGGATGGTGACCGACCGCGGATCACCGTCGTGCTGGGAGGCGGCGCGGAGTGGGCCGAAACGGTCAGCGCGCTCTTGCGCGCCCTTCGTGACACTCGGTTGCCTTTCGAAGCCGACGTGCTCGTCCGCGGTGAACCGGTCGTGCCCGAACCGATGCCAGGTCAGGAGTTCCGGGTCGCACCGCCCGGGCCAGGGCTGCTCGACCTGCTGGTGGAAACGGATCTGGCGATCAGCGCGGCCGGGGTGACCCTCCTCGAACTGTGCTGTCTCGGTGTGCCCACCGCGGTCGTCCGCCTGGTCCCGAACCAGGACGCGGGCTACCGAGCGGCACTCGGCCTCGGGCTGGCGGCCGGGCTGGGCAGCGCGGACGCGCTCGACGGCCAGGCCACCGGGACGCTCGGGAGCCTGTTGTCGGATCCGGCGGCGCGTAACGGTCTTTCCGGGACTTCGATGGCTCTGGTGGACGGGCGAGGAGTGGACCGGGTGCTGGACCGGCTGGAGAAGACGAGGGTGACGGGATGACGACCACGGCGGAGCGAACCGAGGCCGACGCCGTCCCGGAACCGAAGCCGCGGCGAGGACTCCTCGCCGTCCTGCTCGGATTCGGAGCGCTTTTCCTCGTCGGGTGCTGGGCGGCGTGGTTCCTCACCATCGACGACGCCTTCATCACCTTCCGGTACTCGGCGAACATGGCCGACGGCCACGGTCCGGTGTGGAACGTCGGCGAAGACCCGATCGAGGGCTTCACGAACTTCCTCTGGATGCTCTGGCACGTTCCCTTCGCGCTCATCGGAGTGCCGCTGGAGACCGTCGCGAAGGTGACGTCGCTCGTCCTGGGGATCGGCATCCTCGTGCTGCTGGTCCGTGCCGGGCACCGCGGCGCGGGCCTGCTCGGCGCGCTCGTGGCGGGTGGCGCGCTGGTGCTGTTCGTGCCGTCCTACTTCCACGTCACCGCCGGCCTGGAGACCATCGCGTTCGCCGCCGTCGTGCTGCGTGCCGCGATCGTCGGGGTGGATCTGGTCCAAGGCCGCCCCGTGCGGGGGTGGGAGCCACCGGTGCTGCTGCTCCTCGCCGGCATGATCCGGCCGGAGGGCGTGCTCGCGACCGTCCCGGCCTTCCTCGTCTGGTGCTGGCTCGGCCGCCGGAGCGGCCGGACGTGGGCGCTGGTGGCCGCAGTGGCCGTCGCCGGCGGCGCGTACTTCGGCTGGCGGTGGAGCTACTTCGGGCATCTGTTCCCGAACACCTTCTACGTCAAGTTCGGCAACCTCGACTCCGGTTCGGTGTGGCTGGAGACGACGGCCTGGCTGGTCGCCCCGCTGCTCGTGCTGACCGCCTTCCTGCTGTTCCGGAAGGCGAGCCGGGGCGCGGGCCTGGTGCTGTGCTCGGTCGTCCTCCTGACCGGGATGACCTACGCGGTGTCCGGACCGACCATGGACTACCTGCACCGGTTCGCCTTCCACGCGTTCCCGGTGCTGTGTCTCGGCGCGGGGCTGGCCATGGCGCACCTCGGCCGCCGGTGGATCGCCGCCCTGACCGGCGCGGTCGCGGTCGGCTGGGTCGCCGTCACCGGCGCGGAATCGGCGGATCTGCCGGTGCTCGCCAACTACGGTCCCGATCTGCAACGCGCCCACGTCGCCATCGGGAAGGGCCTGGCGAACGCCCAGGTGCCCGAGGCGGCGCGCAGTCTCGCGGTCTCCGACGCGGGGGCGATCCCGTACTACAGCGGCTGGAAGTCGATCGACTACATCGGACTGAACGACGAGGCCATCGCCCACGGCGCCTCGCCGACGGACGTCGTCAAGGCCGTCCGCCCGACGGTCGTCGTGGTCACCGCCCGCGGTCCGGGACAGACGCCCGGCTGGGCGTACGGTCTCGTCGTCCCCGACGCGGCGAGGGACTACCAGCTGGTGGCGGACGTCCAGATGCGCGACGGCTACTACCAGGAGGTCCTCGCGCTGCCCGAACACGCGGCGCCGATCCGGGCGGCGGTGGCGGCGTCCGTCGACGAGGCACAGCGCCGGAACGACCCCGGCCGGTACGAGGACACCATCGACCGCTGGCTCGATCGCCTGCGGAGGCAACTGCCGGGCGGATGAGGACGGTAACCGTCCTCGATCCTTCCTACCGTCGTTCGCATGACCCTCTCACCGTTCACGATCGACGTTCCCCAGCGTGACCTCGACGACCTCGCCGCCCGCCTCGCGAACACGCGTTGGCCGGATGAGATCGACGGCGTCGGCTGGGGTCTCGGGACACCGCTCGGGTACCTCCAGGAACTCACCGAGTACTGGCGGCTCCGCTACGACTGGCGCGCCCACGAGGAACGCCTCAACGGGTTCCCCGGTTTCCTGATGAACATCGACGGCGCGAACGTGCACTTCCTGCACGCGCGGTCACCGGAGCCGGACGCGATCCCGCTGGTGCTCACGCACGGCTGGCCGGGGTCCATTGTGGAGTTCCTCGACGTCATCGGCCCGCTGTCCGACCCCCGCGCGTACGGCGGCGATCCCGGGGACGCGTTCCACGTCGTCGTTCCGTCGCTGCCGGGGTTCGGCTTCTCCGGGCCGACGACCGACGCGAACTGGGGCACCAGCCGGATCGCCGATGCCTGGGGAGAGCTGATGTCGCGCCTCGGGTACGAGCGGTTCGGGCTGCACGGCGGCGACTGGGGCGCGATCGTGTCGCGCGAAGTGGGCGTCCGGTGCCCCGAGCGGGTGATCGGCGCGCATCTGACGATGCTGCCGCACGCGGTGCCGGAATCCGAGGCCGATCTCGCGGGCCTCACCGGGGAAGAACTCGCGCGGGGCGAGGCGGCGCTGGCGCGCGGGCGGGAGTTCCAGACCGGCGAGCTGGGATACGCGATGATCCAGGCGACCAAACCGCAAACGCTTGCCTACGGGCTCACCGACTCACCGGCCGGGCAGCTCGGGTGGCTGGTGGAGAAGTTCAAGTCCTATTCGGACTCCCGTGACGTCCCGGAAGACGCCATCGATCGCGACGACCTGCTCACCAACGTGATGCTCTACTGGCTCACCGGGACCGCGAACTCGTCTTCGCGGATCTACGCCGCGCCGGGCCCGGCTTGGGGCGAGGGACCGGCGAAGTCCACAGTGCCCACCGGGGTGGCTGTGTTCCCGAAGGACACCGGCCTGCCGATCCGGCGGCTCGCCGAGCGCACCGACGACATCGTGCACTGGTCCACCCCGGACCGCGGAGGTCACTTCCCGGGGCTGGAGGTGCCGGACCTGCTCATCGAGGACCTGCGGACGTTCTTCCGCCTGCTGCGCTGACCCCCCACCGGCTGCTATGAAAGGTCCTTTCCTTGCAAAATTTGCAAGGAAAGGACCTTTCATAGCACGTCAGAGGTACTGACCGGGCCCGTGCGCGTCGCCGCCCGCCCCGTGCCCGCCCAGGGCACCGCCCGCGGAAGGACCGGCCGGGAGCCCGCGCCGCATCTGCTCCAGCTGCACCCGCGCGGCCATCTGCTGCGCGAACAGCGCGGTCTGGATGCCGCTGAAGAGCCCTTCCAGCCAGCCGACCAGCTGGGCCTGCGCGATCCGGAGCTCGGCATCGGACGGCGTCGAGTTCTCGGTGAACGGCCGCACCAGGCGCTCCAGCTCGTCCTGCAGCTCCGGCGCCAGCGCCTGCTCCAGCTCGCGGATCGAGGTCTGGTGGATCTCGCGCACGCGCGTGCGGCTCGCGTCGTCCAGTGGTGCGGCGCGAACCTCCTCCAGCAGCTGCTTGATCATCGTGCCGATGCGCATCACC encodes the following:
- a CDS encoding spore coat protein; translated protein: MTRLLLRADASPTIGAGHVSRMVAYAERAVARGWEVVFSGRVDNAEWLAARFEELSVPVVPSVPFEGFDAVVVDHYGLGEVREEVNAAGALLVSIEDDVFGRRAADLVVDCAFEPGPRPEDGSAELLRGVRYAPLREAVVRAREKRSGQSTDGDRPRITVVLGGGAEWAETVSALLRALRDTRLPFEADVLVRGEPVVPEPMPGQEFRVAPPGPGLLDLLVETDLAISAAGVTLLELCCLGVPTAVVRLVPNQDAGYRAALGLGLAAGLGSADALDGQATGTLGSLLSDPAARNGLSGTSMALVDGRGVDRVLDRLEKTRVTG
- a CDS encoding epoxide hydrolase family protein; this translates as MTLSPFTIDVPQRDLDDLAARLANTRWPDEIDGVGWGLGTPLGYLQELTEYWRLRYDWRAHEERLNGFPGFLMNIDGANVHFLHARSPEPDAIPLVLTHGWPGSIVEFLDVIGPLSDPRAYGGDPGDAFHVVVPSLPGFGFSGPTTDANWGTSRIADAWGELMSRLGYERFGLHGGDWGAIVSREVGVRCPERVIGAHLTMLPHAVPESEADLAGLTGEELARGEAALARGREFQTGELGYAMIQATKPQTLAYGLTDSPAGQLGWLVEKFKSYSDSRDVPEDAIDRDDLLTNVMLYWLTGTANSSSRIYAAPGPAWGEGPAKSTVPTGVAVFPKDTGLPIRRLAERTDDIVHWSTPDRGGHFPGLEVPDLLIEDLRTFFRLLR
- a CDS encoding bacterial proteasome activator family protein, with amino-acid sequence MEHMTDPVSRESNTPGDGGGDSSPHVVVVGPDGTPVGTARVASPGSGEEGAQEESLGDLVEEPAKVMRIGTMIKQLLEEVRAAPLDDASRTRVREIHQTSIRELEQALAPELQDELERLVRPFTENSTPSDAELRIAQAQLVGWLEGLFSGIQTALFAQQMAARVQLEQMRRGLPAGPSAGGALGGHGAGGDAHGPGQYL